The Xiphophorus maculatus strain JP 163 A chromosome 23, X_maculatus-5.0-male, whole genome shotgun sequence genome contains a region encoding:
- the LOC102222835 gene encoding zinc-binding protein A33-like, translated as MAAAPAAPPPSSKLSLREDLTCAICCDLFQEPVMLSCMHHFCKACISRYWRGTLGPVTCPQCRKEFRSKQFQTNYLVAAMVDKVRSSSSDTYIRNLEKKLSVALQSHNSRKEDLLCTIRKDKDKMDTIKRVGADLQGCVKSEFRALHQILQEEENHMLDQLKREEAEELEKVQRHLEAAELAIRELENNVKLLQESNITLTEFPQLRPCVEVNVAPDFDISAFSSKYLAPLQYITWRRMFKALKPGPAALTFDVETAHPSIHVSRDKTEAVECDVMTPHTSNSKRFVQCVNILAAQAFQSGRHYWEVEVGSSQKWDLGVASETVDKHARIKLSPENGYWTLRLRNGSEYWAGTQPWTRLQLGSPPQRIGVYLDCDERKVAFYNADDMNLLWLFSKGPRGKVFPFFSPCISENGQKPHAMKLLHGALYD; from the exons AtggctgctgctcctgctgctcctcctccctcATCCAAACTCAGCCTGAGGGAGGACCTGACCTGCGCCATTTGCTGCGACCTGTTCCAGGAGCCTGTCATGCTATCCTGCATGCACCACTTTTGCAAGGCGTGCATCTCAAGGTACTGGAGGGGAACACTGGGTCCTGTAACCTGCCCACAATGCCGCAAAGAGTTCAGGTCCAAGCAATTTCAGACCAACTACCTGGTGGCAGCGATGGTGGACAAGGTTCGGTCCTCCTCTTCAGACACCTACATCAGGAATCTGGAG AAAAAGCTGAGTGTGGCGTTACAGAGCCATAACTCAAGGAAGGAGGATCTCCTCTGCACCATTCgcaaagacaaagacaagatGGATACCATAAAG AGGGTTGGAGCAGATCTGCAGGGGTGTGTCAAAAGTGAGTTCAGAGCTCTGCATCAGAtcctgcaggaggaggagaatcATATGTTGGATCAGCTGAAGAGAGAGGAAGCAGAGGAACTGGAGAAGGTCCAACGTCACCTGGAGGCCGCAGAGCTGGCTATTAGGGAGCTGGAAAATAACgtaaagctgctgcaggagTCGAACATCACACTGACTGAG TTTCCACAGTTGAG GCCCTGTGTGGAGGTGAACGTGGCGCCCGATTTTGATATCAGTGCCTTCAGCAGCAAATACTTAGCTCCGTTACAATACATCACATGGAGAAGGATGTTCAAGGCCCTGAAACCAG GTCCTGCTGCCTTAACGTTTGACGTAGAGACGGCACATCCCAGCATCCACGTATCCCGGGACAAAACCGAGGCTGTCGAGTGCGATGTCATGACACCGCACACGAGCAACAGCAAGCGCTTCGTCCAGTGCGTCAACATCCTGGCTGCGCAGGCCTTCCAGTCAGGGCGACATTACTGGGAAGTTGAAGTGGGCTCCAGCCAAAAATGGGACCTGGGCGTTGCCTCTGAGACCGTGGACAAACACGCCCGGATCAAACTCAGCCCCGAGAACGGCTACTGGACCCTACGGCTGCGGAACGGGAGCGAATACTGGGCCGGGACGCAGCCATGGACGAGGCTGCAGCTCGGGTCGCCTCCGCAGAGGATCGGGGTGTACTTGGACTGCGACGAGAGGAAGGTGGCCTTCTACAACGCCGACGATATGAACCTGCTGTGGTTGTTCAGCAAGGGGCCGAGAGGAAAAGTGTTCCCCTTCTTCAGCCCATGCATCAGTGAAAACGGACAGAAACCTCACGCTATGAAGCTCCTCCACGGGGCTCTGTACGACTAA